CCCCGGCGAGACTATTATTTCCTGATCTACCTCGACAGCCAAGACAGTTGTGAGAAAAACCACTGAGTAGGTTAAAAAATAACAATATATATCTAATGCAGACCACCTGAACATAGCAAAGCAAAATTTGACCTTTATTATACAGGAACGAATCTTAATGCTGACTGAATCAAGCGTTACAGCTTAAGTAGTAATGTTAAACATCTGTCACAAACTGCATAAACCGTAACAATAGTTACCCTTCAAAAGACTACAGAAGAAATTACATGAAATGAACGCACTCATAAGAATGCGCTTGGGATATTTACGAAATCTAATCCACAAAGATTCCTCTGGACGTGTTTAACCGAAGTTCTTGACTTGCGTGCCCAAGATATTGATGTATGCAATGGAACTCTTATTTTCGAAACACTAAAACAACGCGAGGCACTCTCAATGCGTGCGCTTCCCGTGCCATCTGAATTACTGGAATTGCTCATGTCGATTATCGACGAAAACGCCTTGTCCCCAAAGGATAGAGTTTGGACATTTTGCCGTGAAACCGGATGGCGCTATATTAGAAATTTGAACGAGCAAGCGGGCATTAAGGGAAATCCTACAGGAATGCGTCATGGGTTCGGCGTAGCCTGCGCTGTCAAAAGGAATTCCGTTGCCCACAATTCAATTTTGGATGGGACACAAGAAGATTGAAACCACACGAATTTATCTCGGTATCATGGGCAAAGAAGCATTAATCCTCATGCGAAGAACTTGGCCGACATAGGTATGTAGTAGGTGATTTCTCTTGTTTAAATTGGCCAAAGCTGGCAACATCAAAACTACAATAGAATAGTCTATTTCGTTGTATTGGCAATTTAATCTAACTGCTCCAGTTAGTTACGGCACGATCCTGTTTCTCGCAAAGGAGGCAAAAATTGACACATGATGAAGAGATCATTCACAGCATTAAACTTGTCGGACGGTTATTGAATCATCTTAGGGAGTTGCATGACCTATCACTAACAGAAGTGAGCAAGCGACTAAAGCTTTACAGAAGGTAAAGAATAAGTTTCTACATGAGTTTGCAAATCGTGATTTGCATTTCTTTCTCGGCACCATCAAAGGCCAACATCTACGTGCTACCAATCCTTGGCTGATTGTCGGTGTTTTCGCTCCACAGATTGTTACACAGATGGAATGGGATCTAGGAATTTAGCTACTTTGAGAGAAATCATGCGGATAAGCTGATTAAATGCCTTGCTTAACCATGTTAGGACTTGAAGGTCGCAAATTTGCCATTCTCAATAAGCAAATATTACCCTTTTCATACTACAATTTGGGCACTTAAAAACCCTAAGCCTTTTTTATCAGTTATTTACAATGGCGTCCCCACGGGGATTCGAACCCCGGTGGCACTTCCTGTCCCGTTCTGGCACGCTCAGTCGCATAAATTTTCACTTTTCCAAAAAACTCAAGCGCATCACGCTTAGTCGCCGCCTGACATACATACAAATATTTTTCAACCGATTGCTCACGTATATAAACGCAAACGTAAGAAAAACGGCAAGACAGTAACGAGTCGCACATATCGCGGTCGTTACCGCTTAGATGAAGATTTCATAATCACTGACGTACCTCTAGAAACACCAGACAAGCAAGTTGCTGAACAGAAGCTACGCGAAATTATCAAAGAAAAAGAGCAGGAAAATGCAGGTATTATAGCACCAAAACTTCAAAGGCTATCTGCAGATAAAAACCTAAACGAGCATCTCGTCGATTTTATCAATGATTTGAAAATCCAAGGTATGAGCAAGGCCTATACCCGACAACTAACATCCAGAAATAAGCGTCTTTTTCCAGAATGTGAATGGGGTCTCTTCAAAGACATTACGCAAGATAGCTTCATTCATTGGAGATCAGCGCAAAAGCAAGTCGCACCCAAAACACTTAACGAGTACCTTAACGCGATCAGTGCATTGTTAAATTGGTGTATCAAAACTGGTCGCTTGCAAAATAGTCTATTGTTAGACGTGCACAAAGTCGAAACAAGGGGTAAGCAACAAAAGCGCAGAGCGTTCACTGATGATGAGCTTCTTCGATTAGTGACAGCTGCCCCCCAAGCGCAGGCTGCTCTACTTAACTGCAGCTTATACCGGATTGCGGCTAAACGAACTAAAGCAACTGGTCGTTCTGGATCTTTGCCTTAAAGATGAAAATTCTTACATCAAAGTGCGATCCTCAACGACCAAAAACAAAAAGGATGCCATCATACCGCTACACTCTAGATTGGTTAGCGAATTTCGTGTGCATATTCAAAATAAAGAACCAGGAGAACATGTTTTTGAAATATGTGGCCATCCTGATGATACTTTTAACCGAGATCTGAAACGTGCTGGGATAGAAAATTTGATGCTCTCGACAGGAAAGTCGATTTCCATGCGTTGCGATACACATTTGCTACAAAACTTGCCAGAAGTTGTGTTTCGCAACGCTTAGCTCAGGAACTCATGCGCCACATTGATCCGAAACTAACATCACAAATCTATACCGATGCGGAACAGCTTCCCACTTTCGATGCAGTTAGGTTCCTACCCTTTGATAATCAATGTTCTGGAGCGTGGACACAAATAGGCACACAAAAACCAGACTTTTCAGGTCTTTCTCAGTCACAAACTGTCAAAATCAACTGCAGAAATAATAATTCAGAAACTATTGATAATAAGGTTGATAGTCTCAATTTGTCAGGTGCTGACACACACTGTCCAATGGTACCTGGGGAGGGACTCGAACCCGCAACGCCAAATCTTCAAGTCGTTGTTAATCATGAAACTTCAAGTAAATCCCCTGCCCCATTGACACAAATAGGCACACAAGAAATAGGCGCAAACTGTCCACGACTGGTGCGAATCGTCAAGAATTGGGAGCATCTTCCTGAATCATTGAAAACAGCAATCGTCGCGATTTCAGAATCTCATTTCAAATAGGGCTAATTACGCTGGTTGTGAGAGTCGAAACCGAAGAAGTAGAGTCGCAGAACGTTAAATAATCAACATGCATACTTCTCCACTCTCTTTTAATTGGATGATTCTTAGGCTTAATAGCTTATCAAGTCTGTCCAAATTTTCCCGACCGGCTAATCATCAAAGTAGCCACGGCTTCAGGCAATTTTTACTCAGAGGTATCAACAAAGTGAAAACCGAATGGCAACTCGTATGCCTAGCCTACAACATAAAGAGCTCCATCAATCAAAAACTATCACTCCCGCAAAAAAGCAACGCCACATGCGGCGCGACCATAAAAAAATAATGTAATTCAAAGATAACGAAAAACAAAGCCGACAGACTGTTAGACTGAAGGTGCACAAAACACCGCATGGGTTCCGCCATATAGCAGCAAATGACTCTACCTCAGTCAGAAAACGACTATCTTAGCTTCTATTATCGTGATAGAATAAAAGCTACATGAGTAATAACTACAGTAAGTCGTTTCCCGAAGATTTCACTTGGGGTGCTGCGGCAGCGGCCTATCAAATCGAAGGTGCCTGGGATGAAGATGGCAAAGGCAAGTCTGTTTGGGACGCCTATTGCAATGAAAAAGGAAAGATATGGGACGGAGATAGCGGGCGCGTAGCCTGTGATCACTACCACCGCTACTCTGAGGATATAGAGATCATGCAAGCGATAGGTCTTCAGGCCTATCGACTTTCTGTATCTTGGCCGCGAATTATGCCCGAGGGCAAGGGCGCTATAAATACGAAGGGCCTCGAATTCTATGACAGGCTTATTGACGAACTCCTAGAGGCAGGTATTACCCCCTGGGTAACACTGTTTCACTGGGACTACCCTCTGACTCTCGACCTTCAAGGTGGCTGGCTCGCCGAAGACAGCCCAAAGTGGTTCGCCAACTACACTGAAGTAGTGGTGGACAGTCTGTCCGACCGAGTCGCACACTGGATTACCCTAAATGAACCACAGTGCTTTGTGGGGCTTGGGCATTTCGTTGGCTGCCATGCACCGGGCCATCGCATGGGATTGGCCAAGGCCTTGCAAATCGGCCACAATGCCCTTCTCGCGCATGGCATGGCGACGTCTATCATTCGTACCCAATCCAAGCTGCAAGCCTCCGTGGGTTGGGCTCCCGTAGGCAATAGCTACGTCCCAGCCACCTCAAATGAGCAAGACCGAGCGGCAGCAATTCGTGGCATGGAGAAAGTTTTCCCTGACTCCTTATGGAATAACACCTGGTGGGGTGATCCAGTCGTCTTCGGACGCTACCCCGAGGAAGGTATTGAAATCTACGGTGACGCTATGCCTAAGATAGGCCCTGACGATTTTGACATTATCCAACAGCCAATAGACTTTTACGGTTGCAACGTCTACACAGGCATCCCCTGCAAAGCAGGAGATGATGGAGAGCCTAGCGAAGTAAAGCTGCCATCGGGTAGCCCACGCACACTCTTTCAATGGCGGATGCTACCGGAGTCGATCTACTGGGTATCCACCTTCCTCCATGAACGCTATCAGCTACCCCTCGTGATTACAGAGAACGGCCTCTCCTGCCATGACTGGGTTTGCCTGGATGGCAAAGTGCACGACTCTCAGCGCATTGACTTCATGAATCGCTATTTGACACAACTTCACCGGGCAATCGAAGAGGGCGCAGACATCCGCGGTTACTTTCAATGGTCAATCATGGATAACTTCGAGTGGGCAGAAGGCTACAAGCACCGCTTCGGTCTCATACACATCGATTACGAAACTCAAGCCCGTACCATGAAAGATTCTGCGTATTGGTACAAAGAAATTATTCAAGGTAATGGCACCTGCATCTTCAATGATAGCTCAAGCGCAGAAGCAGTGCCATTGACAGCGGAGGCCGTTCTGAAGTAACTTAAAGAACCAGCCCTCCCCCCATAACTCGTGCTCACCCCACCCAACAGATGCCAGAACCGCGATGGTTTCGCTCTCATATTGAGCCTCGCTCTTATGGGCTTCGTCTTCTTATTACTGGTGACGCTCACGACGCTCGTTTCGGTTGAGATTCAAAATGCAGGACATACAAACCACAAAGCACGAGCAGAGCAAAACGCAATCCTAGCCTTGCATATTGCCTTGGGCGAACTCCAGCGCACCACTGGACCTGACCAACGGATAACCGCACCTGCCGACTTACAATTTCCCAACTCCGCGAGTAATCGACACTGGACGGGAGTCTATGGCCATGCCTTGACGCCCGAATACGCGCTCTCACCGGAAACCATCGCCAATGAATGGACCGACACAAGCAAGGTCGACAGCCAGGGCTCTGCCGCAAAGTTGCTCAGCTGGCTCGTCAGCGGCAATCCCACTACGAGTTCCTGGCCGACCTTCGAAGCAGAAGGGCAGCTAGCCAGCCCTGCCACCGATGCCACTCCACAATACCTTCCCGACGCGGCAGTGAGCAATCTCACTGTGGCGACGCCTGCGACTTCAACAGAAGTAACAATCGCCAACTCCAGTGGCACGGCACAGCCTGCACGTATCCTAGTCGGCCCGGGCTCCGCAGAATATGTCAAAGACTTCGTTATCGCCCCACTGGTGGAGATAGAAGGTTCCGACTCATTTGGTCAACGTGACAGCTACGCCTGGTGGGTCAGTGATGAGAATGTAAAAGCCCGGGCAAACCTCGAACTGGAAACCGATTCCGCAAAATTACCTTTTGCCTTTGCCAATGCCACCCGATCAGCAATCGAACTGATGGCGGCAGACGAGGGCACAGGCGAGCTCGATGCCGCAACGATCGACACTCTTTATGATCCTACGGGGGACTTGCTGAGAGCCAACGATTTGGATAGCTTAAGCCTAGCGTCAACAACACCCAGCGATTTCGCTGCTATCCAAAAGCGACGCTTTCATGACCTATCCACCGTCTCCACCAGTGTGCTGAGCGATAGCTTCGCCGGCGGGCTCAAGCGCGATCTCTCCACCCTACTCGATGAAAGCTACAGCCCGCCAAGCAACGACCTCACTGCGAGCACCGAGCGCCTATGGACACAACATACGGATGACTCGACGGGTTACGGCATACCCACTTGGGGTCACCTGCGCTCCTTTAATCAGACCCGGGTTTCCAGCGATGGCAAAGTCGACGCTGTCCTCCCTGTTTTTGACAAAGTCGGCTTCGAGGATCACGTCGGTGTCACCCCAGTTCTTACCTATTTTTCGCTTGGTATTGGCTTCAGCGCTGAGGGCTTCTCTGCAGGCTCAAATATAAACGTGGACTTATACCCCTTGATTGTTCTGTGGAATCCCTACAACTTCACCATCAAAGCCCCACCACTAAACAGTAATGGTGCTAATTTTGAAGTAGGCTTTTTGCCCAATAAGGAAGTCATGATGGGTGTTGATATATATGACCCTGGTATCCTCAATGGCGAAAATTATGATTGGCGTAACATCGGCACTTTAGACTTAAGAAAAAACATCGAAAAAGACTCTTCAGACCCGGACGAGAATGACATTGAGTTCATGCGCTTCAGCCTGAACTGTCCTGATATCCCCCCCGGCCAAAGTCTTGTATTTCGTGTCTCAGATGCCGACATTGGTGATGCCTATGATTCTGGCATAGTGCTTCAAAACCTAGACGCGTTTCCAAGCTATGTCTCTGTTCCTGTCGCACAGCTGGATAAAGATTTTTCAACGACAACACTCTTTCGAGTGGGCCCGCGCTACAGCGTCAATTATCTGGGTAACCCCAGCATAAATCTCAGTAGCGACATTGCAAATGGTGGTAATGGTGGACTTTTCAATTATCTGGGTGAGCCTCAGGACGAACGGGTCATTGCCAATCCAGAAGGTGACCCGCTTGCCTTCAACCCTGCTAATCCGGCAAGACGTTGGTATCAGACGCAGCAAAGCATCACTTGGGAGAACGCTGACGTCTCCGAAACGCAAGAATCGCCTGTAAGAGTCAATACGAACTCCGGTGACCGCGTCTTTGGATCCGCCAGAGTTGATTTGATACCCGAATTCAAGCAACCGACTAGCCTCAGCAGTGACTCTTCGGTCTCTTATGTCATCACTGCTCACGCACTGTTTTCCGGGGCAGGCAGTAACGCCTACCTTAGCAGCAATCAGCATATGTTTCCCACTCGCTGGATTGCGCAAAGTAATCTTCGTGCGACTCGCACGGGGCGCACGATTCGCGATAATAACTATTTGCCTATGTTAGTGGCCACGGCCGGGACCGAAGGTGGGAGTAACGCATGGCCAAAATTCAGTTCCGAAGACGGATCATACAGTAACCGCGTCTCCGCAGGTTCTGGCCATGACTGGGAGATGGGTGAGCCAGTTGATTCAACTCTTTTTGAATTTCTGCCTGAGGACCAGCCCCTGTTCTCAATCGGACAGCTCCAACATGCCAACCTATCCCTCATCGGCGCGTATCCCTCCTACCCTATTGGTAACAGCCTCGCGGATTATCATTTACATGAAAAATCAACTAGTGGCAGTATTTTGCAGCCAGAAGATTACCAGTTGGCACGAGTTGACTCTGTGACAACCACAAACAGACTCCTCAAAGCTGATCAAGAAGCTTACTACGATATCTCTTACCTGCTCAATAGAAATCTATGGGATGCATATTTCCTCTCAACCATTCCCGCGACAGGGGCGATTCCTACCGAACTGCCCAACCCTCGCATGGCTTATGCAGACAGTAGTGACTTGCGTGACCCCGATAAAGCTGCCGCAGAGATGAAGTTAATTGGTGGCTTCAATATCAATTCGACTTCTGAGCAGGCATGGCGTGCTGTCCTCGGAGGAGACAAGGGGCTAGCTTACAACCCTGTCACTGGGAGCGACAGTAGCATAGCATTACCTACGACATTCCCTCGCTTCACGCAACCAACATCGGACGATGGATGGACCGAGCCTTGGCAGGGCTATCGCAGCCTTAGTGATGAGCAAGTGGCACAACTCGCACATAACATCGTGAAGGAAATCAAAAACCGGGGCCCCTTCATCTCATTAGCTGATTTCATAAACCGGCGCCTAGTCGATAATCCTGAAACCAATGATAGTGATGTCGAAGATACTCCCTATGAATATGAGGATTTGCGCGGCACTATCCAGGCCGCTCTCGACAGGACATGGAGCTCTACGGATACGGCGAGTGCCCCTAGCGGTATGAATGCGTTTCCCGCAAACAATGGTGAGGATAGCTTCTGGAAAGAAAAGCTAGAGCAAGACGGCTTCCTCCTCGGACATCCCAATAATCAGACCAGTAGCCAATTCGGACAAGGTTCCAGATATGCCTACGACTTGCGGCGTATCCAAGGTGGCGATGTTGAGCGTAATCCTTATAGCCACCCTTCGGCTTTTTCCCCAAAATTTGTTACGCAGGCAGATGTGCTTTCAAGCATTGGGGCCAGCCTGACTGCCCGCTCGGATACCTTTACCATTCGAGCCTATGGTGAGGTTTCCTCCACATTCAGTAGTGACAAAGTCGTAGGCGTCTGGTGTGAGGCAGTAGTGCAGCGCACACCTTTCTACATTGAGGATACAGATAACCCCGAAGATGCACCTAGCTCCGCAACCAATAGAGAATTTGGGCGCCAATATAAACTGATAAGTTTCCGATGGTTAAAAGCCGAAGAAGTCTAGGCAAAGCTCTGCTGGTGTTCTGCGCCATCGCCTCCATTACCGCATCAGCTCAGAGTGTGGATGAGCCTGTGCGCTTCCGCCTACTGTCACTCTTCGGCTCATTGAGTTTTTTGTACGAAACAGAGGATGGCCCTAAGCGTATGTATACCAGCTCAAGTTCTTTTTCCAGCTGGTATGAAGCGCCCGATAATCGACGTCTGAATTTCTACCGCGAGGTGCCTGCCCCTGAGCCTGAATTGCCCCCCGTAAAGCATACACTGGCAGACCTGACCCTGCCCAGTGGTCCAGGACCCTTTTTGGTAGTGCTTATGAAGAAGTCGGATGGCGAGGGGCTCAACAGCATAATCCTTGATCACTCACTTGAAGCACATCCTCCCTCGCGTTACCGAGCATTCAATTTCTCCAAACGCCGCATGGCCGTGCGCTTAGCAGAACAGGACATACTACTGGAGCCAAGTGGTTCCGCCCTCGTTAACTACCCTGAAGGCCGTAAAACATGGCTGAAAATCGCCGTGGACCAGCCTGACACAGGCTGGATAAAAGTAGTCAGCAAGCCCCGTCCCGTCGATAACCAAACCCGGAGCACCATCGTCATATTAGACATCCCACCCAGTGTCCGTGACCTCGACCCCATCGGCGTCATCGTGCGCGAAGTCCGGGAACAGATCGTAGAAGGCGAACAAGGGTCGACCCTACAGTGAAATAGCTGCATAAGTCAGCCATTCACCAACATAAGTCGATTTCAAGCCGCTTAATGGTTGAGTTTTTAGATGATTTTAATTAATTTCACCAACTGTGTCATTTACCTACCCAATAGCATACCGTTTAGCCAATAGACCCTCTTTCCCCAATGAGTGCTAGCTTGACCAAATTCCCAGATGATTTCGTTTGGGGCGCATCAACATCATCCTACCAGATTGAGGGTGCTTCGGATATAGATGGCAAAGGGCCATCGATTTGGGATTTATTCTGTGAATCCAAAGGACAAATCTGGCGCGGCCAACATGGAAAGATCGCTTGCGATCACTACCACCGATTCAAAGAAGACGTGGCGCTAATGTCACAGATGGGGCTTAAGGCATACCGCTTTTCGCTATCTTGGCCACGCATTCTCCCCATGGGCACGGGCAAGGTAAACATGGCCGGCATTCACTACTATAATACCTTAATCGATGAATTACTCGAGAACGACATAGAGCCGTGGGTGACTCTATTCCATTGGGACTTTCCCTATGAACTACTCCAGCGCGGAGGCTGGCTCAATCGCAGTAGCCCAAAGTGGTTCGAGGAATACACAAGCGTAGTAGTTAAAAATTTCTCCGACCGAGTCAGCAAGTGGATGACGATTAATGAGCCTCAGTGCTTCATTGGGCTTGGTCACCTAAATGGTAAACACGCACCAGGGCTTAGGCTCAGCCTGTGTGAGGGTCTAAGGGCAGGCCACCATGCACTTCTGGCTCATGGGCGCTCAGTGCAAGTGATTCGCGAGCATGCCAAGAGCAAAGCAACAGTTGGCTGGTCGCCGTCAGGCTCTGTTTATCGCCCCATCAGCAAGGCCCTGAAGGACGTCAATGTAGCACGTGAAGCTACCTTCGCAATTTATCCAGATAATACATGGAACACGCGATGGTGGGCAGATCCGGTCATACTTGGACAGTATCCAGATGAAGGACTGAAGGTCTATGGTGATGCGGCCCCAAGGGGAACCAAAGCAGAAATGGCACTGATTCATCAGCCCATAGACTTTTATGGCTGTAACATTTTTGAAGCGCCCTCTGTAAAAATGAGCCCAGAGGGACGACCAGTGGCAGTAGAGCTAACCGAAGGCGAAGCAATCTCACTTTATGAATGGACTCTGAATCCGGATGCTCTGTATTGGGGGCCACGTTTCATATACGAACACTATAAACTGCCAATTGTTATTACAGAAAATGGCTGCTCCATGTTGGATCAAGTAAGCCTTGATGGTGCGATTCACGACAGTAATCGCAAAGACTTCATCGTTAGAAATCTACTATCACTCAATCGTGCAATGGATGAAGGCGTCGAAGTAAAGGGCTATTTTCATTGGTCACTACTTGATAACTTCGAATGGACAGAAGGCTTTAAGCATCGCTACGGCTTGGTCTTCGTCGACTTCCAAACACAGGCCCGCATCATGAAGGATTCTGCCTTTGCTTATCATGAAATAATCTCAAGCAACGGTGAATGCTTACGCAAATATACACACACACACGAAGAGCCCGTGCCATATGTCGTCAAGGAGGCACAGCGCTATATAGAAAATAACATCATTGAAACATTCAACGTGAAGACCATTGCTGCGCATTTGAACTGCCATCCCGATTACCTTAGCCGCTGCTTTAAAAAACACACCGGCAGCAGCCTCAGCAGCCACATTCGAAGCATACGCCTAGAGCA
The Rubellicoccus peritrichatus DNA segment above includes these coding regions:
- a CDS encoding GH1 family beta-glucosidase, which gives rise to MSNNYSKSFPEDFTWGAAAAAYQIEGAWDEDGKGKSVWDAYCNEKGKIWDGDSGRVACDHYHRYSEDIEIMQAIGLQAYRLSVSWPRIMPEGKGAINTKGLEFYDRLIDELLEAGITPWVTLFHWDYPLTLDLQGGWLAEDSPKWFANYTEVVVDSLSDRVAHWITLNEPQCFVGLGHFVGCHAPGHRMGLAKALQIGHNALLAHGMATSIIRTQSKLQASVGWAPVGNSYVPATSNEQDRAAAIRGMEKVFPDSLWNNTWWGDPVVFGRYPEEGIEIYGDAMPKIGPDDFDIIQQPIDFYGCNVYTGIPCKAGDDGEPSEVKLPSGSPRTLFQWRMLPESIYWVSTFLHERYQLPLVITENGLSCHDWVCLDGKVHDSQRIDFMNRYLTQLHRAIEEGADIRGYFQWSIMDNFEWAEGYKHRFGLIHIDYETQARTMKDSAYWYKEIIQGNGTCIFNDSSSAEAVPLTAEAVLK
- a CDS encoding GH1 family beta-glucosidase; the encoded protein is MSASLTKFPDDFVWGASTSSYQIEGASDIDGKGPSIWDLFCESKGQIWRGQHGKIACDHYHRFKEDVALMSQMGLKAYRFSLSWPRILPMGTGKVNMAGIHYYNTLIDELLENDIEPWVTLFHWDFPYELLQRGGWLNRSSPKWFEEYTSVVVKNFSDRVSKWMTINEPQCFIGLGHLNGKHAPGLRLSLCEGLRAGHHALLAHGRSVQVIREHAKSKATVGWSPSGSVYRPISKALKDVNVAREATFAIYPDNTWNTRWWADPVILGQYPDEGLKVYGDAAPRGTKAEMALIHQPIDFYGCNIFEAPSVKMSPEGRPVAVELTEGEAISLYEWTLNPDALYWGPRFIYEHYKLPIVITENGCSMLDQVSLDGAIHDSNRKDFIVRNLLSLNRAMDEGVEVKGYFHWSLLDNFEWTEGFKHRYGLVFVDFQTQARIMKDSAFAYHEIISSNGECLRKYTHTHEEPVPYVVKEAQRYIENNIIETFNVKTIAAHLNCHPDYLSRCFKKHTGSSLSSHIRSIRLEHARNMLRDPNILIGYVADSCGFSDRIHFTKVFRKTMGMTPGQFQRQFRTRDSSADSPDKEFSKNPRLLN